Proteins from one Terriglobia bacterium genomic window:
- a CDS encoding CoA-binding protein translates to MNSLDEIREFLGQKRIAVIGVSRNPKDFSRSLFKEFVARGYETVAVNPNATEVDGSQFCPRLADVRPAPDAVLLMTPQAITEDLMQDCAKAGVRHVWIYGYNGRSKVSPLSLSRLRNAGVNVINGECPFMFLNNSGGIHRFHGFVRKVFHSYPR, encoded by the coding sequence ATGAATTCTCTGGACGAAATTCGAGAATTTCTGGGGCAGAAGCGGATTGCGGTGATTGGCGTTTCGCGGAATCCAAAAGATTTCAGTCGCTCGTTGTTCAAGGAATTCGTTGCGCGAGGTTATGAGACGGTTGCTGTTAACCCGAACGCAACAGAAGTCGATGGATCGCAATTCTGTCCGCGACTGGCGGATGTGAGGCCTGCGCCTGACGCCGTATTACTGATGACGCCTCAGGCGATAACGGAAGATCTCATGCAGGACTGCGCCAAAGCTGGAGTTCGTCACGTGTGGATTTATGGGTATAACGGGCGGAGCAAGGTATCGCCGCTTTCACTCTCGCGTCTGAGGAACGCAGGGGTGAACGTCATAAATGGTGAGTGTCCGTTCATGTTCTTGAATAACAGTGGCGGCATTCACAGGTTTCATGGTTTTGTGCGAAAAGTGTTTCACAGCTATCCGAGATAA
- a CDS encoding pyridoxal phosphate-dependent aminotransferase — protein MFSRRTNWKLTKNKYTEALERFRASGRELLDLTASNPTEVGLQYESERLLKALASPRGLDYEPASKGLLPARKAVAGYYAEKGIEVSAEQIFLTVSTSEAYTYVFRLLCDPGDEVLVPQPSYPLFEFLADLQDVKLVPYELIYDHGWQIDFHSLECAMASNTRAVLVVHPNNPTGSYVKKEEKRLLDRICDERGLAIIVDEVFLDYSVGGDAPLSFAGSWGALTLTLSGLSKISGLPQMKSAWMALSGPESVAQEASARLEVIADTYLSPNAPVQWALPEMLAMREGIQQQLKARVKENLATLDGQLRKQSLCQRLQVEGGWYAVLRVPAIRSDEELAIQLLEQENVLVQPGHFFDFVSEGYLVLSLITREDVCREGIARILSFLAE, from the coding sequence ATGTTCTCGCGCCGAACGAATTGGAAGCTGACGAAAAACAAATATACGGAAGCACTCGAACGCTTTCGCGCCAGTGGGCGCGAACTGCTGGACCTGACGGCGTCTAATCCGACCGAAGTTGGGTTGCAATATGAGTCGGAACGACTGCTGAAGGCGTTGGCCTCGCCGCGGGGGCTGGATTATGAGCCGGCGTCAAAAGGATTGCTGCCGGCGCGAAAGGCGGTTGCCGGGTACTACGCCGAGAAGGGAATCGAAGTTTCGGCCGAGCAGATCTTTTTAACCGTGAGCACGAGTGAGGCGTACACATATGTGTTTCGCCTGCTCTGCGATCCCGGCGACGAGGTCCTCGTTCCGCAACCCAGCTACCCGTTATTCGAGTTTCTCGCCGATTTGCAGGACGTGAAACTGGTTCCGTATGAGTTGATTTACGATCACGGATGGCAGATTGATTTCCATTCGCTCGAGTGCGCGATGGCTTCGAACACGCGGGCAGTCCTGGTCGTCCATCCGAATAACCCGACCGGATCATATGTGAAGAAAGAAGAGAAGCGGCTGTTGGATCGCATTTGCGACGAGCGCGGCCTAGCCATCATTGTGGATGAGGTGTTCCTGGACTATTCAGTTGGTGGGGACGCTCCACTCTCGTTTGCGGGAAGTTGGGGGGCTTTGACGCTCACCTTGAGCGGGTTGTCGAAGATCAGCGGGTTGCCGCAGATGAAGTCGGCGTGGATGGCGCTGAGCGGGCCGGAATCGGTCGCGCAGGAGGCGTCAGCGCGGCTGGAGGTGATTGCGGATACTTACCTCTCGCCTAATGCGCCAGTGCAGTGGGCCTTACCGGAGATGCTGGCGATGCGCGAGGGGATTCAGCAGCAGTTGAAGGCGAGAGTGAAGGAGAATCTTGCCACGCTGGATGGGCAACTGCGCAAGCAGAGCCTGTGCCAACGTTTGCAGGTTGAGGGAGGCTGGTACGCCGTGCTGCGTGTGCCGGCTATCCGATCGGATGAAGAACTTGCCATTCAATTGCTGGAGCAGGAAAACGTGCTGGTGCAGCCGGGACATTTCTTCGACTTCGTATCGGAGGGGTACCTGGTACTGAGCCTGATTACTCGAGAGGACGTCTGCAGGGAAGGCATCGCAAGAATTCTGAGCTTCCTTGCAGAGTGA
- the fdh gene encoding formate dehydrogenase — MIGDLLNRWPVVKQIKSGSWRGTGEEAMSDHTKQLLPKHFDADVARSICPYCGVGCGQLAFHKDGQLISIEGDPASPISRGRLCPKGADTFELHTHPHRLKKVRYRRPYATEWEEIPLEQAMDMVADRLWESRERTFQEKEDGDWVMQTKKIAHLGGATLDNEENYLIKKLFSGGLGMVCISNQARIUHSSTVPGLGTSFGRGGATTAQTDLANADAILIMGSNMAENHPVGFQWVMEAREKNNATIIHVDPRFTRTSAMADMWVPLRAGTDILFLGGLINYAITHNKIFRDYVVPYTNAGVILRDDFKDTEDLGGVFSGWSGKTKKYSPETWLYKGEPRKEGTPAIPGHSESGGGHGKDRGGEAGKVSEYEFDATLQNPRCVFQVLKRHFSRYTPEMIERHAGLPKDKFLKVAEAFTSASGPDKTAAICYAVGWTQHSKGVQIIRTAAILQLLLGNIGRPGGGILALRGHASIQGSTDIPTLYDILPGYLPMPFFEADSKTFENYINKHRANKGLWWHFEDYFVSLMKAWYGEHAQKENNWCFDLLPRVTGDHSHFGYWLDMQDGKMEGLFVMGQNPAVGASNGRLERTALSKLKWLVVRDMVETETASFWYNSPEVERGELNSKDIATEVFLFPAAGSAEKEGTFTNTQRLLQYREKAVNPPGDARSETWFMYHLGKRLKKKAVGKIGVRYEPIQKLQWNYTTHGLHEEPSVSQILQEINGRDLNTGELLPSYKKLEADGSTACGCWIYSGVFPKDLENKAHKREPVGYLGHGWGFSWPNDVRILYNRASARPDGKPWSERKKLVWWDEEKSEWTGLDTPDFEKKIRPDYKPSKEATGSEAIPGDKPFILHPDGMGWLFVTSGLKDGPLPVHYEPLESLFPNVLYPEYDNNPAAKKKERPDNPYSQPSDARFPYVLTTYRLTEHHTAGGMSRSLGHLSELQPELFCEVSPELAGTLGLEHGGWACIYTPRSIIEARVMVTARMRPLWVEGRTVHQVGLPYHWGYNGLALGDVVNDLLVISEEPNVRIMETKALVCDIVPGRREAGAKALEQWKSHMREAV, encoded by the coding sequence ATGATTGGGGACCTGCTGAACCGCTGGCCTGTCGTCAAGCAGATCAAATCAGGCTCATGGCGCGGAACCGGAGAAGAAGCCATGAGCGATCACACCAAGCAGCTTCTCCCCAAGCACTTCGACGCCGATGTCGCCCGGTCGATCTGTCCTTATTGCGGCGTTGGCTGCGGCCAGCTCGCGTTCCACAAAGATGGCCAGCTCATCTCCATCGAAGGCGATCCGGCCTCGCCCATCTCCCGTGGCCGGCTTTGCCCCAAGGGCGCGGATACATTTGAACTGCACACGCATCCGCACCGCCTGAAGAAAGTGCGCTATCGCCGCCCATATGCGACCGAGTGGGAGGAGATTCCACTCGAGCAGGCGATGGACATGGTTGCCGACCGCCTTTGGGAATCCCGCGAGCGTACTTTCCAGGAAAAAGAAGATGGCGACTGGGTAATGCAGACCAAGAAGATCGCGCATCTCGGCGGCGCAACCCTCGACAACGAAGAGAACTACCTAATAAAGAAGTTATTTTCGGGTGGCCTCGGTATGGTGTGCATCTCCAACCAGGCCCGTATATGACACAGCTCTACCGTGCCCGGTCTGGGCACATCGTTCGGACGCGGCGGCGCCACCACCGCGCAAACTGATCTCGCCAACGCCGACGCCATCCTCATCATGGGCTCCAACATGGCGGAGAACCACCCTGTCGGGTTCCAGTGGGTTATGGAGGCGCGTGAGAAGAACAACGCCACTATCATCCACGTCGACCCGCGATTCACTCGCACCTCGGCTATGGCCGATATGTGGGTGCCTCTGCGCGCCGGAACCGACATCCTTTTCCTCGGCGGCCTGATCAATTACGCCATTACGCACAACAAAATCTTCCGCGACTACGTTGTTCCCTACACCAATGCTGGCGTCATCCTCCGGGATGATTTCAAGGACACTGAAGACCTCGGCGGCGTTTTTTCGGGCTGGAGCGGTAAAACCAAGAAATACAGTCCAGAAACCTGGCTCTATAAGGGTGAGCCGCGCAAGGAAGGCACACCTGCAATTCCCGGCCACTCTGAGTCAGGCGGAGGTCACGGCAAGGACCGCGGAGGTGAAGCCGGTAAGGTCAGTGAGTACGAGTTCGATGCCACGCTTCAGAATCCCCGCTGCGTTTTCCAGGTGTTGAAGCGCCATTTCTCCCGTTACACGCCGGAGATGATCGAGCGCCATGCCGGTCTTCCCAAGGACAAGTTCTTGAAGGTTGCCGAGGCCTTTACCTCTGCATCCGGCCCAGACAAGACCGCCGCCATCTGCTACGCCGTTGGCTGGACGCAACACTCCAAGGGCGTTCAAATCATTAGGACAGCGGCAATTCTTCAACTATTACTTGGGAACATCGGGCGTCCTGGCGGCGGCATACTTGCCCTCCGCGGACACGCGTCCATCCAGGGTTCCACCGATATTCCGACCCTCTATGACATCCTCCCCGGCTATCTGCCCATGCCGTTCTTCGAGGCAGATTCGAAAACGTTCGAGAACTACATTAACAAGCACCGCGCAAACAAGGGCCTGTGGTGGCACTTTGAAGACTACTTCGTCAGCCTCATGAAGGCCTGGTATGGCGAGCACGCGCAGAAGGAGAACAACTGGTGCTTCGATCTCCTGCCCCGTGTCACCGGTGACCATTCGCACTTCGGCTATTGGCTCGACATGCAGGACGGCAAGATGGAAGGCCTCTTCGTCATGGGCCAGAACCCGGCCGTCGGGGCTTCCAACGGGCGACTCGAACGTACAGCGTTGTCCAAGCTCAAATGGCTGGTTGTCCGAGACATGGTGGAAACCGAGACCGCCTCATTCTGGTACAACTCACCGGAAGTCGAGCGCGGCGAACTGAATTCCAAGGACATCGCCACAGAGGTTTTCCTTTTCCCAGCCGCCGGCAGCGCGGAGAAAGAAGGCACTTTCACCAACACGCAGCGGCTATTGCAATATCGCGAAAAGGCCGTGAATCCACCAGGCGACGCCCGCAGCGAAACTTGGTTCATGTATCACCTTGGAAAGCGCCTCAAGAAGAAAGCCGTTGGAAAAATCGGCGTCCGCTACGAACCCATCCAAAAGCTTCAGTGGAATTACACGACGCATGGTCTTCACGAGGAGCCCAGCGTTTCTCAAATCCTTCAGGAGATCAATGGCCGCGATCTGAACACTGGCGAGTTGCTCCCGAGCTACAAAAAGCTGGAAGCCGACGGCAGCACTGCCTGCGGATGTTGGATCTACTCCGGCGTCTTTCCTAAGGACTTGGAGAACAAGGCGCACAAGCGCGAACCCGTTGGCTACCTTGGCCACGGCTGGGGCTTCAGCTGGCCAAACGACGTTCGCATCCTATATAACCGCGCCTCCGCCCGTCCTGACGGGAAGCCCTGGAGCGAGCGCAAAAAGCTCGTCTGGTGGGATGAAGAAAAATCAGAGTGGACCGGGCTCGACACACCCGATTTCGAGAAGAAGATCCGCCCGGATTACAAGCCCAGCAAAGAAGCTACAGGGTCGGAAGCAATCCCCGGCGATAAGCCGTTCATCTTGCATCCTGACGGCATGGGCTGGCTTTTTGTTACCAGTGGTCTCAAGGACGGACCGCTCCCCGTTCACTACGAGCCGCTCGAATCGTTGTTCCCTAATGTGCTCTACCCGGAGTACGACAATAATCCTGCCGCGAAAAAGAAAGAGCGGCCTGACAATCCGTACTCGCAACCTTCCGACGCCCGCTTCCCTTACGTCCTCACGACCTATCGCCTGACCGAGCATCACACCGCCGGCGGAATGTCACGCTCGCTGGGGCATCTTTCCGAACTGCAGCCTGAGCTTTTCTGCGAGGTCTCGCCCGAACTCGCCGGCACTCTCGGCCTCGAGCACGGCGGTTGGGCCTGTATCTACACTCCTCGATCCATCATTGAAGCGCGCGTAATGGTGACCGCACGCATGCGGCCACTCTGGGTAGAAGGCCGCACGGTTCACCAGGTCGGACTTCCCTATCACTGGGGATACAACGGCCTTGCTCTCGGCGATGTCGTGAACGATCTGCTCGTCATCTCGGAGGAGCCCAACGTGCGCATTATGGAAACCAAGGCCCTCGTCTGCGATATCGTCCCTGGCCGGCGTGAAGCTGGTGCCAAAGCACTGGAGCAATGGAAATCACACATGAGAGAGGCCGTATGA
- a CDS encoding 4Fe-4S dicluster domain-containing protein, protein MTTTAFLTDSTLCIGCKACEVACKEWNGISDDGLNFTGFSYDNTGAVGHSTWRHVKFIEAMPIPGEGGNAPDVASWAFSSDVCKHCEVAGCLEACPTGAIVRTEFGGVFVQPDVCNGCAYCVVSCPFGVVQKNKDDGRAFKCTFCYDRQKIGLPPACAKACPTESIKFGEINELRLAGQERVRELRSRGMEDAEFYDPTETSVKGTHAFFITRGDPKQYNLPPQPEVPTTYLRSGWMSSALAAGVLAVGSLIAFLGSGRP, encoded by the coding sequence ATGACCACGACCGCATTTCTCACCGACTCGACTCTCTGCATCGGCTGTAAAGCCTGCGAGGTCGCCTGCAAGGAATGGAATGGCATCTCCGACGACGGCCTGAACTTCACCGGTTTTAGCTACGACAACACAGGCGCCGTCGGCCACTCCACATGGCGACACGTTAAGTTCATCGAAGCCATGCCCATTCCGGGCGAAGGCGGCAATGCTCCCGACGTCGCATCCTGGGCGTTCTCGTCCGACGTCTGCAAGCACTGCGAAGTCGCCGGATGCCTCGAGGCCTGCCCCACCGGCGCGATCGTGCGCACCGAATTCGGCGGAGTCTTCGTTCAGCCGGACGTTTGCAACGGCTGCGCCTACTGTGTCGTCTCCTGCCCATTCGGCGTTGTTCAGAAAAATAAGGATGACGGTCGTGCATTCAAATGCACCTTCTGCTACGACCGCCAGAAGATTGGGCTTCCGCCTGCATGCGCAAAAGCCTGCCCAACAGAATCGATCAAGTTCGGCGAAATTAACGAACTTCGACTCGCCGGGCAGGAGCGTGTCCGTGAACTGCGCTCGCGCGGAATGGAAGACGCCGAGTTTTACGATCCCACGGAAACCAGCGTCAAGGGCACGCACGCATTCTTCATCACGCGCGGCGATCCCAAGCAGTACAACCTGCCGCCGCAACCGGAAGTCCCCACAACTTATCTACGTTCCGGGTGGATGTCCTCGGCACTCGCAGCCGGGGTACTCGCCGTAGGAAGCCTGATCGCATTCCTGGGGAGTGGCCGGCCATGA
- the nrfD gene encoding NrfD/PsrC family molybdoenzyme membrane anchor subunit, translating into MSDPLLNLPNEYAQQGWHADREARLLEIRKRAEEFGEVTEKGVIPAGAPFPIASPSTGYYGIPLLKQPQWNPGIPVYFFVGGAAGASAVIGAMAHLTGRDDKVARDARLVAAAGAAVSGALLVADLGRPSRFLNMLRMFKPQSPMSMGAWILAGFGTFSGAAAVAQILADRFAFGPFRIIGNVAEGFSALFGLPFSNYTGVLIGATVIPVWNHNVRTLPFHFGMSGMNAGVSVLELLGNDTSPALNRIGIISAAAEIYEGVELERKRDPIVNEPLKHGVSGWITRAGGILSGPVPLVLRVAAEAMGVRRSRQLRRAAAVSSIAGSLLTRIGWLRAGHASAKDWRLPLQVKAQPRLREMQSKPEYPHLRKTGS; encoded by the coding sequence ATGAGCGATCCCCTCCTCAATCTCCCAAACGAGTACGCGCAGCAGGGCTGGCACGCCGATCGGGAAGCACGGCTCCTCGAAATTCGCAAGCGCGCGGAAGAGTTCGGCGAAGTCACTGAGAAGGGCGTCATTCCCGCTGGCGCTCCTTTTCCGATTGCGTCACCGAGTACCGGATACTACGGCATCCCTCTTCTGAAGCAGCCGCAATGGAATCCGGGAATTCCCGTCTACTTTTTCGTTGGCGGAGCCGCTGGCGCGTCAGCCGTGATCGGCGCGATGGCCCACTTGACTGGTCGTGACGACAAAGTTGCTCGCGATGCTCGCCTCGTCGCGGCCGCCGGTGCTGCCGTATCCGGCGCACTGCTCGTAGCCGATCTTGGCCGGCCTTCGCGCTTCCTTAACATGCTGCGAATGTTCAAGCCGCAGAGTCCTATGTCCATGGGCGCCTGGATACTCGCGGGCTTCGGAACTTTCTCCGGTGCCGCCGCCGTCGCGCAAATCCTCGCGGATCGTTTCGCCTTCGGACCATTCCGCATCATTGGTAATGTCGCCGAAGGATTCTCGGCGCTCTTCGGCCTACCCTTCTCCAACTACACCGGCGTGCTCATCGGCGCTACCGTCATTCCCGTGTGGAATCACAACGTCCGGACCCTGCCATTTCACTTTGGGATGTCCGGCATGAACGCCGGCGTCTCGGTGCTCGAGCTTCTCGGCAATGACACCTCGCCCGCGCTGAACCGTATCGGAATTATCTCCGCCGCCGCGGAAATCTATGAAGGCGTTGAACTCGAACGCAAGCGCGACCCGATCGTCAACGAACCGTTGAAGCACGGCGTCAGCGGTTGGATCACGCGTGCCGGCGGAATTCTCTCCGGCCCCGTGCCTCTCGTCCTCCGCGTCGCCGCCGAAGCCATGGGCGTTCGCCGCTCCCGCCAGCTTCGCCGCGCCGCCGCCGTCTCCAGCATCGCCGGATCGCTGCTCACGCGAATCGGTTGGCTCCGCGCCGGCCACGCGTCCGCAAAAGATTGGCGGCTGCCACTCCAGGTGAAAGCTCAGCCGCGCTTGCGCGAAATGCAATCTAAACCCGAATACCCGCATCTCCGCAAAACCGGCTCGTAG
- a CDS encoding GNAT family N-acetyltransferase — protein sequence MPFSIRPAVTPEDFDIARTMFREYQASIDTDLCFQSFEQELAGLPGKYAPPRGTLLIAWMDSEDQTQIPAGVIAMRPLADDICEMKRLYVRPIARGHNLGRRLIEHLIKTARSAGYRKMRLDTLTDKMARAITLYRAFGFYDIAPYFDSPLPNELFLELDLESAATAQP from the coding sequence ATGCCGTTCTCCATCCGCCCCGCCGTAACCCCCGAGGACTTCGATATCGCCCGCACAATGTTCAGGGAGTACCAGGCCTCGATCGACACCGATCTTTGCTTCCAAAGCTTCGAGCAGGAACTCGCGGGACTACCCGGCAAGTACGCGCCCCCGCGTGGCACCCTTCTTATCGCGTGGATGGATAGCGAGGACCAAACGCAAATTCCCGCAGGCGTGATCGCCATGCGCCCACTCGCCGACGACATCTGCGAGATGAAGCGCCTTTACGTCCGCCCCATCGCCCGCGGACACAATCTGGGACGCCGCCTCATCGAGCATCTGATCAAAACCGCTCGCTCGGCCGGCTACCGCAAAATGCGCCTCGATACCCTGACCGACAAAATGGCCCGCGCTATTACCCTTTACCGCGCCTTCGGCTTCTACGACATCGCACCTTACTTCGATAGTCCATTGCCCAACGAACTCTTTCTCGAACTCGACCTTGAATCGGCTGCCACCGCCCAACCATAA
- the ilvA gene encoding threonine ammonia-lyase: MITVGDVKAARERIGSSVLVSRCAKSSALSQMTESRVWLKYENLQMTGSYKERGALNKILTLSADERLCGLIAASAGNHAQAISYHATQRGISAQIVMPMATPLIKVMATRRFGGEVILHGANYDEACEEALRRCTESGRTFVHPFDDDAVMAGQGTLGFELMEQVPEIDVLIASIGGGGMISGVACAIKEANPKVRVIGVQTARLPSMREAVRKGGPVTLPVSSTLADGIAVRRAGERTFEMVQRYVDDIVTVDEDEIAAAILLLLEREKTLVEGAGAAPVAALLHRKLAVMGKNVGVVISGGNLDVSILSRIIERGLAEDGRMVRLRIHLPDYPGALHNLTGVLAEHRANIVQTAYDRTYFGVDLGNTAIDLTMETRGAEHVHELVTALKEKRYQFERIE; the protein is encoded by the coding sequence ATGATCACAGTCGGTGATGTAAAAGCGGCGCGGGAACGAATCGGGAGTTCGGTGCTGGTGTCGCGGTGCGCGAAGTCGAGCGCGTTGTCACAAATGACGGAGAGCCGCGTATGGCTCAAGTACGAGAACCTGCAGATGACCGGGTCGTACAAGGAGCGCGGGGCGCTGAACAAGATTCTGACGCTCTCGGCGGACGAGCGTTTGTGTGGCCTGATAGCGGCCTCGGCAGGAAATCATGCGCAGGCCATTTCTTACCACGCGACGCAGCGCGGGATCTCAGCACAGATCGTGATGCCGATGGCGACGCCACTGATCAAGGTCATGGCGACGCGGCGGTTCGGCGGAGAGGTGATCCTTCATGGCGCGAATTACGATGAAGCCTGCGAAGAGGCGCTGCGCCGGTGCACGGAGTCTGGGCGTACGTTCGTGCATCCGTTCGATGACGATGCGGTCATGGCGGGACAGGGAACGCTCGGGTTCGAATTGATGGAGCAGGTACCAGAAATTGATGTCCTGATCGCCTCAATCGGTGGCGGCGGGATGATCAGCGGAGTGGCGTGCGCGATCAAAGAGGCGAATCCGAAGGTGCGTGTAATCGGCGTGCAGACGGCCAGGCTGCCTTCGATGCGGGAAGCCGTACGGAAAGGTGGACCAGTGACGCTGCCCGTTTCGTCGACGCTCGCTGATGGAATTGCGGTGCGGCGCGCGGGCGAACGTACGTTCGAGATGGTGCAGCGGTACGTGGACGACATCGTGACCGTCGACGAGGACGAGATCGCAGCGGCGATTCTGCTGTTACTCGAACGGGAAAAGACGCTGGTCGAGGGTGCGGGAGCGGCTCCGGTCGCGGCACTGCTGCACAGAAAGTTAGCGGTGATGGGAAAGAATGTCGGAGTGGTGATCAGCGGCGGGAATCTCGACGTTTCGATTCTGTCGCGGATCATCGAGCGCGGCTTGGCAGAAGACGGTCGGATGGTGCGGCTGAGAATCCATCTGCCGGATTATCCTGGTGCGCTTCACAACTTGACGGGCGTGCTGGCGGAGCATCGGGCGAATATCGTCCAGACTGCTTACGATCGGACTTACTTCGGAGTGGATTTAGGAAATACCGCGATCGATCTCACCATGGAAACGCGTGGGGCGGAGCATGTACATGAGTTAGTTACGGCGTTAAAAGAGAAGCGGTATCAGTTCGAGCGGATCGAGTAA
- a CDS encoding DUF2085 domain-containing protein encodes MDFLRHLFSHICGQVNCWHAGGVVSAACQRCTGLYIGALVAAIAFVTFRPRPTSRSLWLHGIAMLLMLPFGYHLVPQSTVVRAITGQLFGYGMSFYLLLLPADRFDFWCTGIPTISSVWYLISLITAIPVILLGATSGSPLAVTALSYLAFAGLMSVTYLISWNALILLATAWGAVSTRMSGTA; translated from the coding sequence ATGGACTTTCTCCGCCACCTCTTCTCGCATATCTGCGGTCAGGTCAACTGCTGGCACGCTGGCGGTGTCGTCAGCGCTGCCTGTCAGCGCTGCACCGGACTCTACATCGGAGCGCTCGTCGCAGCTATCGCGTTCGTCACCTTCCGTCCGCGCCCGACTTCCCGCTCGCTCTGGTTACACGGCATCGCAATGCTTCTGATGCTTCCCTTCGGCTATCACCTGGTCCCTCAGAGCACTGTCGTTCGCGCAATCACCGGCCAGTTGTTCGGTTATGGGATGAGTTTTTACCTGCTGCTCCTGCCCGCCGATCGTTTTGATTTTTGGTGCACAGGAATACCGACTATTTCCAGCGTCTGGTATCTCATCAGCCTCATTACCGCGATTCCGGTCATCCTGCTGGGCGCAACTTCTGGCTCGCCGCTGGCGGTTACCGCCCTCAGCTATCTCGCTTTCGCCGGACTCATGTCGGTCACATATCTCATCTCGTGGAACGCGCTCATTCTGCTCGCAACGGCTTGGGGTGCCGTCAGCACGCGCATGTCTGGAACTGCATGA
- a CDS encoding radical SAM protein gives MSDLLLFVRPPRPIWPFNGPDSAFWPPLAFASLAAAVREQLPNVKVSILDAPALRMGWRTLEQHLGALKPSYVAIGEEAVSCADDLRLAALAKSMGAQVLAGGCCFGNLAAEVLSTGLVDFVVHGEGEQTLIELMQALVSHETHSLRDIKGISFREEDTLVRTPWRDPIEDLDRLPFPAYDLLPMHRYGAESRNHRDFVALELSRGCCHRCSFCVLWRQMGRPSPAVVAPGAAQQIVEPCLRTKSPERVVAEVEYVTKNFGRKYIGWVDPCFNANPTVPRRVAEMLLSRGLKIGQSAWVRADYLCRDAASGALELCVRAGLNEIYIGIERCSNNELGSLAKGSQYEEVRSALQHITTRYPAVCTIGSFIYGIEGDTRDTIRELFRGAYDLPLDVVIFIPLTPLPGTPFWDRSLWDGTGTSLRQCSFLPNPIGSAAEHHKALLHDMTWYWPPGRLRCLVHSLAAPDARRRSIARRIFSRGFRFILSPRHRDPMPIPAWYES, from the coding sequence ATGAGCGACCTCCTCCTCTTCGTCCGGCCGCCCCGGCCCATCTGGCCGTTCAACGGACCTGACAGTGCGTTCTGGCCGCCGCTCGCCTTCGCCTCGCTTGCTGCCGCCGTCCGCGAACAGCTTCCAAACGTTAAAGTCTCCATCCTTGATGCACCTGCTCTGCGCATGGGCTGGCGCACGCTTGAGCAGCATCTGGGCGCCCTGAAGCCGAGTTACGTCGCGATCGGCGAAGAAGCCGTCAGTTGCGCCGATGATCTTCGCCTCGCCGCCCTGGCGAAATCCATGGGCGCGCAAGTGCTCGCCGGGGGATGCTGTTTCGGAAATCTGGCCGCCGAAGTGCTTTCCACAGGCCTCGTCGACTTCGTCGTCCACGGAGAGGGCGAACAGACACTCATCGAGCTCATGCAAGCCCTCGTGTCGCATGAGACACACTCTCTTCGTGACATCAAAGGTATCTCCTTCCGGGAAGAGGACACCCTCGTCAGAACGCCATGGCGTGACCCAATCGAAGATCTCGATCGTCTTCCGTTCCCCGCCTACGATCTTCTCCCAATGCACCGCTACGGCGCCGAAAGCCGCAACCATCGCGATTTCGTCGCCCTCGAACTCAGCCGCGGCTGCTGCCACCGTTGTTCCTTCTGCGTGCTCTGGCGTCAGATGGGGCGCCCTTCACCAGCTGTCGTGGCGCCGGGCGCGGCCCAGCAAATCGTCGAACCGTGCCTTCGCACTAAGTCCCCCGAGCGCGTCGTTGCCGAAGTCGAGTACGTGACTAAGAATTTCGGTCGCAAATACATCGGCTGGGTGGACCCGTGCTTCAATGCCAACCCGACCGTTCCTCGCCGAGTCGCTGAGATGCTTCTCTCGCGCGGACTGAAAATCGGCCAGAGCGCCTGGGTCCGTGCTGACTACCTCTGCCGCGACGCTGCCTCCGGTGCACTCGAACTGTGCGTTCGCGCCGGATTGAACGAAATCTATATCGGAATCGAGCGTTGCTCGAACAATGAATTGGGGAGTCTTGCGAAGGGTTCGCAATATGAGGAGGTACGCAGTGCCCTTCAGCACATTACGACGCGCTACCCCGCCGTCTGTACTATCGGGTCTTTTATCTATGGCATCGAAGGTGATACTCGCGACACTATTCGCGAACTGTTCCGCGGCGCCTATGACCTCCCACTGGATGTGGTGATCTTTATCCCGCTCACTCCCCTGCCCGGTACGCCTTTCTGGGATCGCTCGCTCTGGGACGGCACCGGAACCTCCCTACGCCAGTGCAGCTTTCTTCCAAACCCGATCGGTTCTGCCGCGGAACACCACAAGGCCCTGCTCCACGATATGACCTGGTACTGGCCCCCAGGTCGCCTTCGCTGCCTGGTGCATTCTCTCGCAGCGCCCGACGCCCGACGCCGCAGCATCGCACGGCGCATCTTCAGCCGCGGCTTCCGCTTCATCCTCAGCCCGCGTCATCGCGATCCCATGCCAATTCCGGCATGGTACGAAAGCTAG